A single window of Micrococcaceae bacterium Sec5.1 DNA harbors:
- a CDS encoding Lrp/AsnC family transcriptional regulator, with protein sequence MNTLDPMDLKILLELIKDPRIQIAELSDSLGIARNTAQSRLKRLLRSGVLQAAGREVDLEKVGYDVVAFITIEVTHRELDGVIGALRLIPQVLEVHEISGRGDLWCRVVATDTHNLQSALRSVLRTKGVIRTETVLALHTHIPYRTEPLMERLAGSTNTRSA encoded by the coding sequence TTGAATACCTTGGACCCTATGGACTTGAAGATCCTGCTGGAACTCATCAAGGACCCCCGCATCCAGATCGCCGAGCTCAGCGATTCCCTCGGCATTGCCCGCAATACCGCGCAGAGCCGCCTTAAACGGCTGCTCCGGTCCGGGGTCCTCCAGGCAGCAGGCCGCGAAGTGGACCTCGAAAAGGTGGGGTACGACGTCGTCGCTTTCATCACCATTGAAGTAACGCACCGCGAACTCGACGGCGTCATCGGCGCCTTGCGGCTGATTCCACAGGTGCTGGAAGTCCACGAAATCTCAGGCCGCGGAGACCTGTGGTGCCGCGTGGTGGCAACGGACACGCACAACCTGCAATCTGCGCTGAGATCCGTCCTTCGTACCAAAGGCGTCATCCGAACGGAAACTGTCCTGGCCCTGCACACGCATATCCCCTACCGCACGGAGCCTTTGATGGAAAGGTTGGCCGGTTCCACCAACACGCGGTCAGCATGA
- a CDS encoding beta-galactosidase family protein, whose amino-acid sequence MNNAVLSYHDAVLYRSGEPYRILAGAIHYFRVHPDLWQDRLRRLKAMGANTVDTYVAWNFHQPKREEAPEFTGWRDIGRFIDLAAEEGLDVIVRPGPYICAEWDNGGFPAWLTGIPGIGLRCMDPQFTAAIEEWFDHLLPHIASRQASAGGPMVAVQIENEYGSYGDDHDYIRWNRRALEKRGITELLFTADGGTDYFLDGGSVDGTWATATLGSRGDEAIETWKRRRPDEPFFNVEFWGGWFDHWGEHHHRRDASDAAAEARKMLDAGGSVCLYMAHGGTNFGLGSGSNHDGTMLQPTVTSYDSDAPIAENGALTPKFHAFRKEFYSAQGIEDLPELPLELLADAPVLPVQSLALTEGRDLLELVRDSGKPVTSVKPLTFEQLGLDAGMVLYAAQATLPGLPGAPAESRLKITGLKDRAYIWVDGQYAGVLDDINAAEGLVVTGTGVPAKLEILVENLGRINYGPLTGHGKGILGGVLINQRYTFHWTQTPVALAEWAAEDLEGLAGAEFEVAEPADTYIALPDSGKGFVWLNGFLLGRYWDKGPQVTLYAPAPLVKIGRNSIKVLELAKPGTVVELRDGPDLGPEEAGPIAAAELP is encoded by the coding sequence GTGAACAACGCCGTTTTGAGCTACCACGACGCCGTCCTCTACCGTTCGGGTGAACCGTATCGCATCCTTGCCGGAGCCATCCACTACTTCCGCGTTCACCCTGATTTGTGGCAGGACCGGCTGCGTCGACTCAAGGCCATGGGCGCCAATACTGTGGACACCTACGTTGCCTGGAACTTCCACCAGCCTAAGCGCGAAGAGGCACCGGAGTTTACAGGCTGGCGGGATATCGGCCGTTTCATCGACCTCGCCGCTGAGGAAGGTTTGGACGTGATTGTCCGGCCAGGCCCCTACATTTGCGCGGAATGGGACAACGGCGGCTTCCCGGCCTGGCTCACCGGAATCCCCGGCATTGGCCTGCGCTGCATGGATCCACAGTTTACGGCCGCGATCGAGGAGTGGTTCGATCACCTTCTCCCGCATATCGCATCCCGGCAGGCATCGGCGGGTGGTCCCATGGTCGCCGTTCAGATTGAGAACGAATATGGCAGCTACGGCGACGACCACGACTACATCCGCTGGAATCGCCGTGCCCTGGAGAAGCGAGGGATCACTGAGCTGCTCTTCACAGCCGACGGCGGAACCGACTACTTCCTCGACGGCGGCTCCGTGGATGGAACGTGGGCGACAGCCACATTGGGAAGCCGGGGCGATGAGGCAATTGAAACCTGGAAGAGGCGACGGCCCGACGAGCCCTTCTTCAACGTCGAATTCTGGGGTGGCTGGTTTGACCACTGGGGCGAACACCACCATCGCCGCGATGCCAGTGACGCCGCTGCAGAAGCACGGAAGATGCTCGATGCTGGTGGATCGGTGTGCCTCTACATGGCACATGGCGGTACGAACTTCGGCCTGGGATCGGGCAGCAACCACGATGGCACCATGCTCCAGCCAACAGTCACCAGCTACGACTCCGATGCCCCCATTGCCGAGAACGGAGCATTAACGCCGAAATTCCATGCCTTCCGCAAGGAGTTCTACAGCGCCCAGGGCATCGAGGACCTTCCTGAACTACCCCTCGAGTTGCTCGCGGACGCCCCTGTCCTTCCAGTGCAGTCCCTGGCCCTGACAGAAGGCCGGGACCTGTTGGAGCTCGTCCGCGATTCGGGCAAGCCAGTAACCAGCGTCAAACCGCTCACTTTTGAACAGCTGGGGCTCGACGCCGGCATGGTCCTCTACGCAGCCCAAGCCACCCTCCCGGGACTCCCCGGAGCTCCAGCCGAGAGCCGCCTCAAAATCACGGGGTTGAAAGACCGCGCCTACATCTGGGTCGACGGACAGTATGCCGGCGTCCTTGACGATATCAACGCGGCCGAAGGGTTGGTTGTCACCGGAACCGGCGTCCCGGCCAAGCTGGAGATTCTGGTGGAGAACCTGGGCCGCATCAACTATGGCCCCCTGACCGGACATGGCAAAGGCATCCTTGGAGGCGTCCTGATCAACCAGCGCTACACCTTCCATTGGACACAGACGCCCGTGGCTTTGGCTGAATGGGCGGCCGAAGACCTTGAAGGACTGGCGGGAGCCGAGTTCGAGGTTGCGGAACCGGCGGATACGTATATTGCACTCCCGGATTCTGGAAAGGGCTTCGTCTGGCTCAATGGATTCCTGTTGGGACGGTACTGGGACAAGGGGCCGCAGGTCACCCTGTACGCCCCGGCACCTCTGGTGAAGATTGGCCGGAACAGCATCAAGGTGCTGGAGCTCGCCAAGCCGGGGACCGTCGTCGAGCTCCGCGACGGGCCGGACCTTGGCCCGGAAGAGGCGGGGCCGATAGCGGCGGCCGAATTGCCGTAG
- a CDS encoding Lrp/AsnC family transcriptional regulator, which produces MSNPAKNVRPTSGSAEPLDAIDERILAALVEDARISNKQLAELVGIAPSTALMRTRALSERGIIEGFEAILSLPAIGRSVQALIAVRLRAHDRDQIDRFTARVPKLPAVISTFHTTGSVDYLLHIAVANTDDLRNWLLDNLATDPVVGHTETTMVFQHIPGNRGPLPE; this is translated from the coding sequence GTGAGCAACCCCGCGAAGAATGTTCGGCCAACGTCAGGCAGCGCCGAGCCGCTGGACGCCATAGATGAACGGATCCTTGCCGCCCTGGTGGAGGACGCCCGCATCTCCAACAAACAGTTGGCAGAACTCGTGGGAATCGCTCCGTCCACTGCGCTGATGCGGACAAGGGCCCTGTCCGAACGCGGGATCATCGAAGGCTTTGAGGCGATCCTCAGCCTGCCGGCCATCGGCCGCTCGGTGCAGGCGCTCATTGCCGTCCGTCTCCGCGCCCACGATCGGGACCAGATCGACCGCTTCACCGCACGCGTCCCTAAGCTGCCCGCAGTGATCTCCACGTTCCACACCACCGGTTCCGTGGACTATCTTCTGCATATTGCAGTCGCCAACACCGACGACCTCCGCAACTGGCTGCTGGATAACCTCGCGACTGATCCGGTGGTTGGCCACACGGAGACCACCATGGTCTTCCAGCACATCCCCGGCAATCGCGGTCCGCTCCCCGAGTAG
- a CDS encoding TMEM175 family protein has protein sequence MTEITSSRELSSPERLQAFTDAVVAIALTLLILPLMESVGELADHHGTTAQWFAEERYPLLGFVLSFVLISVFWVHHHRLFRNVHLVDSVLLWLTIAWMFTIVWMPVATALSTQMHADWAQPLVYIGTLFATSFLLLLARVYLRSHPHLHDLDEAATRSGIQAGTIVAALFLAALILALIVPDLGNLPLLLMVLSEPLQRLARRRSLKNSERQPLDPTPK, from the coding sequence ATGACAGAGATCACAAGTTCCCGGGAGCTGTCCTCGCCGGAACGGCTGCAGGCGTTTACCGATGCCGTGGTAGCGATCGCTTTGACGCTGCTGATCCTCCCCCTCATGGAGAGCGTTGGTGAACTGGCTGATCATCACGGCACCACAGCCCAGTGGTTCGCCGAGGAGCGGTATCCCCTCCTGGGATTCGTCCTGAGCTTCGTCCTCATCTCTGTTTTCTGGGTTCACCATCACCGGCTCTTCCGCAACGTCCATCTTGTGGACTCAGTACTCTTGTGGCTGACTATTGCCTGGATGTTCACCATCGTGTGGATGCCGGTGGCAACTGCACTGTCAACGCAAATGCATGCAGATTGGGCGCAGCCGCTTGTCTACATAGGCACGCTTTTCGCTACGAGTTTCCTGCTGCTGCTGGCCCGCGTCTATCTTCGCTCGCACCCGCACTTGCATGACCTGGACGAGGCGGCCACGAGGTCCGGGATCCAGGCCGGGACCATCGTGGCGGCGCTCTTTCTCGCCGCGCTGATCCTGGCTCTCATAGTTCCAGACTTGGGAAACCTGCCATTGCTCCTCATGGTGCTCAGTGAGCCACTCCAACGGCTCGCCCGGCGTCGGAGCCTCAAGAACAGCGAGCGACAGCCCTTGGACCCAACCCCAAAATAA
- a CDS encoding BadF/BadG/BcrA/BcrD ATPase family protein: protein MNNLDSAMHSHASPEALSGTVIGLDIGGTKTRGVRFEDGVPVRDESAGSSNVQNVSREQAMANLAELFAKIGGGDIDEVYAGAGGIDTDEDAQALADLISPHVPGARITVVHDSRLLLAAGGASTGVAVIAGTGSAAWGRNAAGEEARAGGWGYLLGDEGSGYWLGREAVRHSLRRMNQGLEPDTLSRALLDSCGVEEPGKLIALFHSPETGRRYWAQKARLVVEAADAGDETSSRLVDQAGRDLADLAEQAVRQLGLDGPVILGSGLGMNVHRLQESFKARLAEQGIVDVRILQQDPVFGVPMLVAEQRA, encoded by the coding sequence GTGAACAATCTTGACTCTGCCATGCATTCCCACGCGTCCCCGGAGGCACTCTCCGGTACCGTGATCGGGCTGGATATCGGCGGCACGAAAACGCGGGGTGTGAGGTTCGAAGACGGCGTTCCCGTCCGGGACGAAAGCGCCGGAAGCTCCAATGTGCAGAACGTGAGCCGCGAGCAGGCCATGGCAAATCTCGCCGAACTTTTCGCAAAGATCGGCGGCGGTGACATCGACGAGGTTTACGCGGGCGCCGGAGGAATTGATACCGATGAGGACGCGCAAGCGCTCGCCGATCTCATCTCTCCACACGTCCCCGGAGCACGCATCACTGTGGTTCACGACTCCCGGCTGCTCCTGGCCGCGGGGGGAGCGAGCACGGGCGTCGCCGTGATTGCCGGAACCGGTTCTGCCGCGTGGGGTAGGAACGCGGCCGGTGAGGAAGCTAGAGCCGGAGGCTGGGGTTATCTTCTGGGCGACGAGGGAAGCGGTTACTGGTTGGGCCGCGAAGCCGTGCGCCATAGCTTGCGGCGGATGAACCAGGGACTTGAGCCGGACACCCTGAGCCGTGCCTTGCTGGACTCCTGTGGAGTGGAAGAGCCGGGCAAACTGATCGCCTTGTTCCACTCCCCGGAAACGGGTCGCCGTTATTGGGCACAAAAAGCGCGGCTCGTCGTCGAAGCTGCGGACGCCGGTGATGAAACCAGTTCACGTCTGGTGGACCAAGCGGGCAGGGACTTGGCTGACTTGGCCGAACAGGCCGTTCGACAACTCGGCTTGGATGGTCCCGTAATCCTAGGCAGCGGACTGGGCATGAACGTCCACCGCCTGCAGGAATCATTCAAGGCGCGGCTGGCCGAGCAGGGCATCGTCGATGTCCGGATTCTCCAGCAGGACCCAGTGTTCGGCGTCCCTATGCTTGTGGCCGAGCAGCGGGCATAG
- a CDS encoding MFS transporter, whose protein sequence is MTKTAVSATPWDGHAKGSRGYRRVLAALALAGVATFAQLYSTQAVLPLMAADLRISAAEAALSISLATVGLAVSVLPWSFVADRIGRVRAMAMGIGAATVLGLVVPLAPTVPLVLGLRALEGMALGGIPAIAIAYLNEEVTKIHTALAAGSYVAGTTLGGLAGRLVAGPVGELWGWRAAALAVSLLATVSAVLFLVLVPKQRRFMPVPPKGFRGALRTLRGHSTNPKLFSLYLQAFLLMGGFVAVYNYLGFRLHGEPFGLPTTLVSLIFLAYLSGTVSSRWAAGLTTRFGRRTVLLFGIAMMIAGLALTLAENLVATLIGLVVFTGGFFAAHSVGSGWTGAIATTGRAQAASLYNLSYYLGSSVIGWAGGLAFQAFGWPALAWSVMGLAITTAVVTAVVHRSPSAQSKPLSAPEPL, encoded by the coding sequence GTGACTAAAACAGCTGTGAGCGCTACACCATGGGACGGGCATGCCAAGGGTTCCCGTGGCTACCGCCGCGTGCTTGCCGCATTGGCCTTGGCCGGCGTGGCTACGTTCGCCCAGCTGTACTCAACCCAGGCGGTCCTGCCACTCATGGCAGCCGACCTCCGCATCTCGGCAGCAGAAGCCGCGCTGAGCATCTCCCTGGCCACCGTGGGACTTGCCGTCAGCGTCCTGCCGTGGTCCTTTGTGGCAGACAGGATCGGCCGGGTTCGTGCAATGGCCATGGGCATCGGAGCAGCAACAGTGCTGGGGCTGGTTGTTCCGCTGGCACCGACCGTTCCACTGGTCCTCGGACTGCGCGCTCTTGAAGGCATGGCCCTGGGCGGAATCCCAGCCATAGCCATCGCGTACCTCAACGAAGAAGTCACCAAGATCCACACCGCACTGGCGGCCGGAAGCTACGTTGCTGGAACCACGCTCGGCGGACTTGCCGGACGCTTGGTCGCGGGTCCAGTGGGAGAACTGTGGGGGTGGCGGGCAGCTGCGCTGGCAGTGTCCCTGCTGGCCACCGTCTCCGCGGTCCTGTTCCTGGTGCTGGTACCCAAACAGCGACGCTTCATGCCCGTACCGCCGAAGGGATTCCGCGGAGCCTTGCGCACACTGCGAGGCCATTCCACGAATCCCAAGCTGTTCTCCCTTTACCTTCAGGCATTCCTGCTCATGGGCGGATTCGTCGCGGTCTACAACTACCTCGGATTCCGGCTCCACGGTGAACCATTCGGACTTCCCACCACTCTGGTGAGCCTCATTTTCCTGGCCTATCTGTCCGGAACCGTGAGCTCCCGGTGGGCGGCCGGACTCACCACGCGCTTTGGGCGGCGCACTGTCCTGCTCTTTGGGATTGCCATGATGATCGCGGGACTCGCCCTCACGTTGGCAGAGAACCTCGTGGCCACGTTGATCGGCCTCGTGGTATTTACTGGCGGCTTTTTCGCGGCCCACAGCGTGGGTTCCGGTTGGACCGGTGCCATCGCCACAACAGGCCGCGCCCAAGCGGCATCACTCTATAACCTCTCCTACTATCTGGGGTCCAGTGTCATCGGCTGGGCGGGAGGCCTGGCTTTCCAAGCGTTCGGGTGGCCGGCTTTGGCGTGGAGCGTCATGGGCCTTGCCATTACGACGGCGGTAGTCACCGCCGTCGTACATCGCTCACCGTCAGCGCAAAGCAAGCCGCTTTCGGCACCGGAACCCCTATAA
- a CDS encoding LysR substrate-binding domain-containing protein, with the protein MEPDHQQLVQLLPLLPVLAELGRTEHMTETAELLGVPQSTVSRAVARASAIVGMDLLVHDGRGIRLTPAARTLLPYIEAALEDFQAGLDRVRHESDVVRGRIGVSFQHTFGEATLPLLISAYRGRHPHTVFELRQGPRDDCLDELARGDTDFALTAPIAPDGRGIHSLPLYREPLRVVLHYRHPLASRSSVHLSELRHEPYVTLPAGVGLRALGEALLREAGFRPRTAFEVQESHTVRGLVAAGLGFSILPPAGPGSGTGQFLPGAELGLVEVPIESELAFRQIGMAWRERTFEPDAVRLFRELVVREGEALLAELVRARSGNP; encoded by the coding sequence ATGGAACCGGATCACCAACAGCTTGTGCAACTCCTGCCGCTCCTACCCGTCCTGGCAGAATTGGGCCGGACGGAGCATATGACGGAAACGGCTGAGCTCCTCGGCGTTCCCCAGTCCACGGTGAGCCGTGCAGTGGCCAGGGCAAGCGCGATTGTGGGGATGGATCTTCTTGTTCATGATGGGCGTGGCATCCGCCTGACTCCAGCGGCAAGAACATTGCTGCCCTATATCGAAGCGGCGCTGGAAGACTTCCAAGCCGGATTGGATAGGGTTCGCCACGAGTCGGACGTGGTCAGGGGACGGATCGGGGTCTCGTTCCAGCACACGTTTGGGGAAGCGACGCTGCCCCTGCTCATCAGCGCGTACCGCGGCCGCCATCCGCATACGGTCTTCGAGCTCCGGCAGGGTCCGCGTGACGACTGCCTGGACGAACTGGCCAGGGGCGATACAGATTTCGCGCTCACTGCACCGATCGCCCCGGACGGCAGGGGCATCCACTCCCTGCCTCTCTACAGGGAGCCGCTGCGCGTAGTGCTGCATTATCGGCACCCACTCGCGAGCCGCTCAAGCGTGCACCTCTCCGAGCTGCGCCACGAGCCCTATGTGACGCTGCCCGCCGGCGTCGGCCTCCGGGCTCTGGGTGAAGCGTTGTTGCGCGAAGCAGGTTTCCGTCCGCGGACCGCTTTTGAAGTCCAGGAATCCCACACTGTCCGGGGGCTGGTCGCGGCCGGACTGGGCTTCAGCATCCTGCCTCCCGCCGGGCCGGGCTCCGGAACTGGCCAATTCCTGCCGGGGGCCGAGTTGGGACTTGTGGAAGTTCCCATCGAATCCGAGCTTGCCTTCCGGCAGATCGGCATGGCTTGGCGGGAGCGCACCTTCGAACCCGACGCCGTCAGGCTTTTCCGTGAGCTGGTGGTCAGGGAGGGCGAAGCGTTGCTGGCCGAGCTTGTCAGAGCACGCTCAGGAAATCCCTGA
- a CDS encoding DUF1761 domain-containing protein has translation MDWLSHILQINWLAVLLAFISSMVIGFVWYMPAVLGRRWMQAIGKTEEDLKNIDGGAGIWIPMMLAAALTSILLAILISALELNTFLAGGLFALILALVFRAGGHVIHNGFAGRPSEVTVIDAGHDILAMTIAGAIIGAMQ, from the coding sequence ATGGATTGGCTCTCACACATATTGCAGATCAACTGGCTCGCTGTCCTCCTGGCTTTCATTTCAAGCATGGTGATCGGGTTCGTTTGGTACATGCCAGCCGTCCTGGGGCGCCGGTGGATGCAAGCGATCGGCAAAACCGAAGAGGACCTTAAGAACATCGATGGTGGCGCGGGCATCTGGATTCCCATGATGCTTGCCGCGGCGCTCACCAGCATTCTGCTGGCCATCCTGATCAGTGCCCTGGAGCTCAACACTTTCCTTGCCGGCGGCCTCTTCGCCCTGATCCTGGCTTTGGTGTTCCGTGCCGGAGGACATGTCATCCACAATGGTTTCGCGGGGCGTCCCTCTGAGGTGACCGTTATTGATGCGGGGCACGACATCCTCGCCATGACCATTGCCGGCGCCATCATCGGTGCCATGCAGTAG
- a CDS encoding MFS transporter codes for MTVLSELRMRPAKAGVWSWDATTTARLVLAGTVMFTLLVGANLATPLYPLLQASLGMSSLDVTMAFASYVLALVVALIVAGHWSDHIGRRAALVLAVVMGLVGGIIFANADSLGMLSLGRAFQGVAVGLATGASSAALRELLPQRPDWASRFTLLSSAGGVAAGPAIGGLLSLLPDPTRTPYYIHSAVLLATLIPLWLLKARPAIAPAAGKPAFKVLAPRKPAISSHARSAFWMASAVGFLSFAVFGFCLSLAPGYFATVVHADSRPLIGLLAGVTLGASALSQLVGVRGRYLVPVALAVLGISIVLVGAAAAWSSPLLLAAASVTAGAGQGIAFRQVFNDVAGKVEAARHAQVISTVYVITYLGSAVPVIGLGMAVSALGLQTAVVGFTVLCGVAALALAAASLRGARRA; via the coding sequence ATGACTGTCTTGAGCGAACTCCGCATGCGTCCGGCCAAAGCCGGCGTCTGGAGTTGGGATGCCACCACCACTGCAAGGCTGGTCCTGGCCGGCACAGTGATGTTCACGCTGCTTGTAGGCGCAAACTTGGCCACACCTCTCTATCCTCTCCTGCAGGCCAGCCTGGGTATGTCCTCCTTGGACGTCACGATGGCCTTTGCCAGCTACGTACTGGCGCTTGTTGTGGCTCTCATCGTGGCGGGGCACTGGTCCGATCACATTGGGAGGCGGGCGGCACTGGTGCTTGCCGTCGTCATGGGTTTGGTGGGCGGCATCATCTTCGCGAATGCGGACAGTCTTGGCATGTTGTCCCTCGGCAGGGCCTTCCAAGGCGTGGCAGTAGGGCTGGCTACTGGGGCCAGTTCCGCAGCCCTGCGTGAACTGTTGCCCCAGCGGCCTGACTGGGCTTCGCGCTTCACGTTGCTCTCCTCGGCTGGTGGCGTGGCTGCCGGACCCGCCATCGGTGGTCTCCTGTCGCTGCTTCCGGACCCTACGCGAACGCCCTATTACATCCACTCCGCGGTGCTGCTTGCCACGCTTATTCCGCTGTGGCTACTCAAGGCAAGGCCCGCGATTGCGCCCGCTGCAGGAAAGCCGGCGTTCAAGGTTCTCGCTCCACGAAAACCCGCCATTTCCAGTCACGCCCGCAGTGCCTTTTGGATGGCATCGGCAGTGGGCTTCCTGAGCTTCGCAGTCTTTGGGTTCTGCCTGTCGCTGGCTCCCGGATATTTCGCAACGGTGGTGCATGCTGATTCCAGACCCCTTATCGGGCTGCTGGCTGGGGTGACCCTGGGTGCTTCGGCGCTCAGCCAGCTGGTAGGAGTACGCGGACGCTACCTGGTCCCCGTTGCCCTGGCGGTGTTGGGCATCTCGATAGTTCTGGTGGGAGCTGCCGCAGCTTGGTCGAGTCCGTTGTTGCTGGCTGCAGCCAGCGTCACTGCGGGTGCAGGGCAGGGCATCGCCTTCCGTCAGGTGTTCAACGACGTTGCCGGGAAGGTCGAGGCAGCCCGGCATGCGCAGGTCATCAGCACGGTATACGTCATCACCTATTTGGGGAGCGCAGTTCCGGTGATTGGCTTGGGAATGGCGGTCTCGGCACTTGGCTTGCAGACCGCCGTCGTTGGTTTTACCGTGCTGTGCGGGGTTGCAGCGCTGGCGCTTGCCGCGGCGTCACTCCGGGGTGCCAGGCGCGCCTGA
- a CDS encoding pirin family protein, which translates to MTNLDTSPAEQVCPAAPEGQGPCVQLWPEREVPLGGVRAMNVFRTLPQRGLPTVGAWCFLDSFGPDRVAMSVLPHPHCGLQTVTWPLEGAVRHRDSVGSDVVVKPGELNIMTAGHGISHSEFSVLPAATLAGADDEIPMSRGLQLWVALPDEHRHREPSFEQHTELPVAVGEGYTATVMVGEFAGQRSPATMFSPIVGADITGAGTLQLPLLPEFEHAVLVLDGHLNIDGEDIEPGPLAYLGAGRQNLIVEARPDTRFMLLGGEPFGEDLLMWWNFVGRTHEEVEKARLEWEAEGLLDDDAAATSRFGLVQGHGPDAGPEAGRIPAPPLPGVKLRPRTRG; encoded by the coding sequence ATGACCAATCTTGATACTTCCCCGGCGGAGCAAGTCTGCCCCGCTGCCCCTGAAGGACAAGGCCCGTGCGTGCAGTTATGGCCTGAGCGTGAAGTTCCCCTGGGCGGAGTCCGGGCCATGAACGTGTTCCGCACGTTGCCCCAGCGCGGCTTGCCCACCGTTGGCGCCTGGTGCTTCCTGGACAGTTTTGGTCCGGACCGTGTGGCAATGAGCGTTCTCCCCCACCCTCACTGCGGCCTCCAAACCGTGACATGGCCGCTGGAAGGGGCCGTGCGGCACCGCGACAGCGTGGGAAGCGATGTGGTGGTCAAACCGGGTGAACTGAACATCATGACCGCCGGCCATGGAATCTCCCATTCCGAATTCTCGGTCCTGCCTGCAGCTACGCTGGCCGGGGCTGATGACGAGATTCCCATGTCGCGGGGACTCCAGTTGTGGGTTGCACTCCCTGACGAACACCGGCACCGCGAACCCTCCTTCGAGCAACACACCGAGCTTCCAGTGGCTGTTGGCGAGGGCTACACAGCAACCGTGATGGTGGGCGAATTTGCCGGTCAACGCTCCCCGGCCACAATGTTCAGCCCCATCGTCGGCGCTGACATCACCGGCGCAGGTACACTCCAGCTTCCGCTGCTTCCGGAGTTCGAGCATGCCGTGTTGGTGCTGGACGGCCACTTGAACATCGACGGCGAAGACATCGAACCAGGCCCCCTGGCCTACCTCGGCGCCGGCAGGCAGAACCTGATCGTAGAGGCCCGACCGGATACCCGTTTCATGCTTTTGGGCGGCGAACCGTTCGGGGAAGACCTCTTGATGTGGTGGAACTTCGTGGGACGTACCCATGAGGAAGTGGAAAAAGCGCGTTTGGAATGGGAAGCCGAAGGCCTGCTCGACGACGACGCTGCCGCCACTTCACGCTTCGGGTTGGTCCAGGGCCACGGTCCAGACGCAGGGCCGGAAGCCGGACGAATCCCTGCGCCGCCGCTTCCGGGCGTTAAGCTGCGTCCCCGTACCCGAGGCTGA
- a CDS encoding nitronate monooxygenase, which translates to MSHSLFDTPFIAAPMAGGTSTAALVQAVQVGGGLGFLAAGYKSPEAMTAEIATARAMGIRFGMNVFVPDMAQLSPSPAVRARLEAYRTELEAEAARYGVAVPALRFDDDDAWQDKIDALIAGPVEFVSFAFGLPGRSVVKALQKAGTAVITSVTSIAEALAAAEEGPDALAVQHSSAGAHTAAFLAGPGESTTTAGLIAQVRTAVDLPLIAAGAISHGSALREVLAAGAAAAQVGTALIRTEESGARQAHKDALGDPRYTETARTRAFTGRFARSLVNEFVRDHADAPEGYPAIHHLTAPIRAAASAAGDPERLNLWAGTGWRSAKEGSAEDVVRDFLSVL; encoded by the coding sequence ATGTCGCATTCCCTGTTTGATACGCCTTTCATTGCAGCGCCCATGGCTGGTGGAACGTCCACTGCCGCCCTGGTGCAGGCAGTTCAAGTCGGCGGCGGTTTGGGTTTTCTCGCCGCCGGCTATAAAAGCCCCGAGGCCATGACGGCCGAGATCGCAACTGCGCGTGCAATGGGCATCCGGTTCGGAATGAACGTTTTTGTACCGGATATGGCGCAACTCTCCCCGTCCCCGGCTGTGCGCGCGAGGCTGGAGGCGTACCGGACGGAACTTGAAGCAGAGGCGGCCCGCTACGGCGTGGCAGTCCCGGCCCTCCGATTTGATGACGACGACGCCTGGCAGGACAAAATCGACGCGTTGATCGCGGGTCCTGTGGAGTTCGTCAGCTTCGCCTTTGGGCTGCCGGGACGCTCTGTGGTCAAGGCCCTGCAGAAGGCCGGAACTGCTGTCATCACCAGTGTGACGAGCATTGCCGAGGCCCTTGCCGCCGCGGAGGAAGGCCCGGATGCCCTTGCGGTGCAGCATAGTTCCGCAGGAGCACACACGGCGGCGTTCCTCGCCGGCCCAGGAGAAAGCACCACGACGGCGGGTCTCATCGCCCAGGTGCGTACCGCCGTCGACCTTCCGCTGATTGCAGCCGGCGCGATCAGCCACGGTTCAGCGCTTCGCGAAGTCCTCGCCGCTGGTGCGGCAGCCGCGCAAGTTGGTACGGCGCTGATACGCACGGAGGAAAGCGGAGCCCGGCAAGCGCATAAAGACGCCCTCGGCGATCCGCGCTATACCGAGACAGCCAGGACCCGGGCCTTTACCGGACGATTCGCCCGTTCGCTGGTCAACGAGTTCGTTCGAGATCACGCGGACGCGCCAGAGGGTTATCCGGCAATCCATCATCTGACAGCGCCGATCCGGGCAGCAGCATCGGCGGCCGGTGATCCTGAGCGCCTCAATCTCTGGGCGGGCACCGGTTGGCGATCAGCAAAGGAAGGATCTGCGGAGGATGTTGTCAGGGATTTCCTGAGCGTGCTCTGA